The Pleurodeles waltl isolate 20211129_DDA chromosome 7, aPleWal1.hap1.20221129, whole genome shotgun sequence genome includes a region encoding these proteins:
- the TXNDC15 gene encoding thioredoxin domain-containing protein 15 isoform X2 → MGPLLCQAILCSLCVLFARAPGYECYDSPSEKQVDIEVSRSLDHVAGNRGDDSQPSKTIQYKTAEMADAMLGTDFGSQYHLPLSMIPGGSRDVYENESEEGTCEAIIEGDECRAPESISTSDRTAADVQGEENPLIADLLPESLQVSSAKTEESNITESAKTPKVNCEERNITDIDNFTLRILNVSQDLMEFLNPNSSECTLVLFYTPWCHFSAGLAPHFNCLPRAFPTLHFLALDASQHSRYRSES, encoded by the exons ATGGGGCCCTTGTTATGTCAGGCCATTCTCTGCAGCCTTTGTGTCCTCTTTGCCAGGGCCCCAG GATATGAATGTTATGATTCACCATCTGAAAAACAAGTTGACATAGAGGTCTCTCGCAGCCTGGACCATGTTGCTGGTAACAGGGGTGATGACAGTCAGCCTTCCAAAACCATCCAGTACAAGACTGCAGAAATGGCAGATGCAATGCTGGGCACAGACTTTGGCAGTCAGTATCACTTGCCACTCTCAATGATTCCTGGAGGATCAAGAGATGTGTATGagaatgagtctgaggagggcacctgtgaagCCATAATTGAGGGGGATGAATGCCGAGCTCCTGAGAGCATCAGTACTTCTGATAGAACTGCTGCAGATGTTCAAGGAGAAGAAAATCCCTTGATTGCTGATCTACTACCTGAATCCTTGCAGGTGAGCTCTGCCAAAACCGAGGAATCGAACATCACAGAAAGTGCCAAAACCCCAAAAGTGAACTGTGAAGAGAGAAACATTACAGACATAGACAACTTCACGTTACGGATACTAAATGTTTCACAA gacttgatggagTTTTTGAACCCAAACAGCAGTGAATGTACTCTGGTATTGTTTTATACACCATGGTGTCATTTTTCAGCAGGACTGGCTCCTCATTTCAATTGTCTGCCACGTGCTTTTCCCACCCTCCATTTCTTGGCGCTCGATGCCTCTCAGCATAGCAG